One genomic region from Haloarcula taiwanensis encodes:
- a CDS encoding radical SAM/SPASM domain-containing protein — protein sequence MHGNLDLDQQPLVLIWEVTQACELACKHCRADAQPRRHPDELSTAEGKALLDQAREFGEGQLVVLSGGDPLTREDLPELVAYGTEQGLRMTMTPSGTTSLTRDRLAELDDAELRRLALSIDGGDSDAHDAFRGESGSFEATMEAAEAARDLDIPLQINTTVCAETVEQLPAIRDLVADLDAVLWSVFFLVPVGRGRVLTPIPPERAERVLEWLREVSEEASFGLKTTEAPHYRRVAMQNQDEGAAGLKRRMGIRAGKGFAFVSHTGEVYPSGFLPESAGNVREESVVDIYRESSLFQQLRDDDALTGKCGACRYRSVCGGSRSRAYATTGDPLAADPLCDYQPEGFDGTVPDQHPAD from the coding sequence ATGCACGGGAACCTCGACCTCGACCAGCAGCCGTTGGTGCTGATCTGGGAGGTGACGCAGGCCTGCGAACTGGCGTGCAAGCACTGCCGGGCCGATGCCCAGCCGCGCCGCCACCCCGACGAACTCTCGACGGCGGAGGGGAAGGCGCTGCTTGACCAGGCCCGCGAGTTCGGCGAGGGCCAGCTGGTCGTCCTCTCGGGCGGGGACCCGCTGACCCGCGAGGACCTCCCGGAACTCGTCGCCTACGGGACCGAGCAGGGCCTCCGGATGACGATGACCCCGAGCGGGACGACCTCGCTGACGCGGGACCGGCTGGCCGAACTCGACGACGCCGAGCTCCGGCGGCTGGCGCTGTCTATCGACGGCGGCGACAGCGACGCCCACGACGCCTTCCGGGGCGAGTCCGGGAGCTTCGAGGCGACGATGGAGGCCGCCGAGGCGGCCCGTGACCTCGACATACCGCTGCAGATAAACACCACCGTCTGCGCGGAGACGGTCGAGCAACTGCCGGCGATACGGGACCTCGTCGCGGACCTCGACGCGGTGCTGTGGTCGGTGTTCTTCCTCGTCCCGGTCGGCCGCGGGCGGGTACTGACGCCGATTCCCCCCGAGCGGGCCGAGCGCGTACTGGAGTGGCTCCGCGAGGTCAGCGAGGAGGCGTCGTTCGGCCTCAAGACGACCGAAGCGCCCCACTATCGGCGCGTCGCGATGCAGAATCAGGACGAGGGTGCTGCCGGGCTCAAACGGCGGATGGGTATCCGCGCTGGCAAGGGGTTCGCCTTCGTGAGCCACACCGGCGAGGTGTATCCGTCCGGATTCTTGCCTGAGTCGGCCGGCAACGTTCGAGAGGAAAGCGTCGTCGACATCTACCGGGAGTCGTCGCTGTTCCAGCAACTCAGAGACGACGACGCGCTGACGGGCAAGTGCGGCGCCTGCCGGTACCGGTCGGTCTGTGGCGGCAGCCGGTCGCGGGCCTACGCGACGACGGGGGACCCGCTGGCGGCGGACCCGCTGTGTGACTACCAGCCCGAGGGGTTCGACGGGACGGTTCCCGACCAGCACCCGGCAGATTGA